CCTCACGGCTGCCGTGGGCTTGGTGACGGGGGTGGTCCTCGCGGGCGTGAGCGCCTCGGCGGGGGCGCTGTGCCTCACGTGTCTGGGCACCTATGTGCTGGTGCTGGCCTTCGCGGGCGTGGCCTGGCGCGGGCTGCCGGGGCCGGTGGTGCCCCAGTCCGGCGAGTGGGCCCAGGCGCTGCAGTGGACGCTGGGCTTCGCCGTGGCGGGCTTCATCGCCCTGAGCATTCCAGGGCGGGCCACCCCCAAGGCCTCCGCTGACGAGGGTGAGCTTCCCCAGGTGACGACCGAGCCCAGCTCGATCGAGTCGTACCTGCAGGGGCTCTCGCGCGGGGAGAAGCAGTTCGCGGCCAACGCGCTCGCTCAGTACCTCAAGGACACCCCGCTGCCGGCCAAGCCCACGCGGCGCCGCTACGGCTCGGCGGAGGCACCGGTGAAGATCGTCGAGTGGACAGACAGCAAGTGCCCGCACTGCAAGTCACTGGTGGAGGGCGTGGCCGCCCTGAAGAAGCGCGTCCCCGAGGGAAAGCTCTCCCTGGAGGCCCGCCAGTACCCGCTGGATGGAGGGTGCAACCCCGCCATCGCTCCGCAGTACACGGACGGTGGGCTGCGGTGCTTGGCCGCCAAGGCGCAGATCTGCCTGGAGGAGGCCTCGGACTTCTGGGAGCTGCGCGAGAAGCTTTTCGCGGCCCAGGGCGCGCTCACTCCGGCGCTGGTGATGCAGATTGCCTCCTCGGGCTCGGTGTCCCGCTCTCAGCTCGAGGAGTGCGTGAACAGCGCCACCACGAGCCGGCGCATCCAAGAGGACGTCGCCTACGCGCAGGAGCATGACATCCACGGCACGCCGCTCGTCGTGGTGAACGGGCGCGAGGTGCCTCCCAGCCTCCCATTCATCTACGCCCTGGTGATGGCCGGGGGAGACGCGAACGCACCCGCGTTCCGGGTGCTGCCGCCGCCTCAGGCCGAGGCGGCCCACAACCACTGAGCCGATGGGAAAGAAAGACAAGAAGGCCGAGCCCGCCGCACCCGCGGCGCCGTTCCACAACCCGTTCGCGGCGCTCTCGGGCAAGCGCGAGGAGCTGCCCTCGAAGCCGCTGCCCGAGGCGGCTCCCGCGAAGGCCGAGGAGCGCAAGGGCCCGGCGCGCGCCGTGGTGCGCATGGAGCGCAAGGGCCGCGGTGGCAAGGAAGTGACGGTGGTGGAGCAGCTAGGCCTGCGGCCCGCGGAGCTCGAGGTGTGGCTCAAAGCTCTGAAGGGCTCGCTGGGCTGCGGAGGCGCGGTCGAGGAGGAGGCCCTGGTGCTGCAGGGAGATCACCGCGACCGGCTGCCCGCGCTGCTCGAAGCGCGTGGCGTGCGCCGCGTCACCGTGGGCTGAGCCGCCACCCCCGTTGTTGCCGGAGCAGACCGCGGAGGTGGAGGCGTTCCCAGAGGGCTCAAGGTTGTTGCTGTGACCCCGAGAAACCCTGGAGTGACCGGCTTGGCAGATCCGAGGGGCGCTCGCTGGGCGGGGTGTGCAGGAACTGCTCCATCTGCTCCTTTGCCCGCACCCTCTCGCCCAGCTGCATGAGCACGTTGGCGTATTGCCGTCGGCACTCGGCGAGGTGGGGATCGACCTCGAGGCAGCGCTCCAGTGTCTCCTTCGCCTCGGGGAACTTCCCCTGCCCTATCAGGGCCCGTGCGTTTTCGAGCAGCACCCACGCGGCCCGCGTATCGGGGCGTGTGGGCGCGGGAGGTTTCTTCTCGGGAGAGGAAGTCGTCGTTCCGGGCGTGGAGCCTTTTGGGGGCGGAGGCGTGGCGGTCTGCGGCCGGGGGGGGCTCGGAGTGGGGGCGGGTGGAGTGTCTCCCGTGCGGGCCGGTGTCTCCGGCGAGGGAGCGGCCGTCACGGGGGGCTTGGGTGCCTCGGGCGGGCGCTGGAGGTGGGCCTGCACCCAGGCTTCGGCTGCGGCCAGCGAACCCTGTCCCCACAGGACTGAGGCCACCGTCAAGCCGGCGGCCACTCCGCCCGAGAGCAGCAGCACGGCCAGCGTGCGCGAGCGGCGCTTGCGGGCCTTCACCCGCGTGGGGATGAAGCGATCCACGGCCGGGGACACCGGCTGGGTCACCTCACGGGGATCGGTGCTGGGCGGGCCCTCGGGCTCGGTGCTCGGCCGCGCGGCCGAGGGAAGCGTCACCGGCGGGACCGAAGGCGAGGTGGGGGGTTGGAGCCACTGCTCCATCTCCGAGAGGAAGGAGGCGGGGACCTGGACCGCGCGGCCTTCCTTGGCGAGGTCCTCGCGGAACAGTTCCTGGACGAAGTGCGAGAGCGTCAGCGTGGAGAAGCGCGGCGTGGAGGAATAGAGGTAGCCGGTGAGCGCGTCCCCAAAGGCGTGGCTGGACTCGAAGCGCTGCGCCTTGTTCAGCGCCAGGGCCTTCATGACGAGCGCATCCAGCTCGCGGGGAATCTCCGAGCGCAGCATGCTCGGACGGGGGAACGCGCCCGCGAGGAGCTTGGGGAGCGCGGCGTACTCGGGCCCCTCCACCGGGAGCCGGCCGCACAGCATCTCATAGAGGACGACGGCCGTGGCCCACACGTCCGTGCGCCCATCCACCTCTTCGCCGCGCGCCTGCTCGGGAGAGAAGAAGAGGTACTTGCCCTTCACGACGCCCGGCTCGGTGCTGAAGCCCCGCTGGAGGCGGGCCTTGGCGATGCCGAAGTCTACCAGCTTGACCTGGCCCTCGTAGCTGACGAGCACGTTGTCCGGGGAGATGTCGCGGTGGACGATGCCCAGGGGCTTGCCGCTGTCATCCGTGCGGGTGTGTGCGTAGTGCAGGCCGCGGCACATCTCCAGGGCGATGAAGGTGGCCAGCGGGAGAGGTAGGGCGTCGAACCCGGCCACGCGCGCGCGCTTGAGGATGCGGTGGAGCGGCTGGCCGTCCACGTACTCCATGGCCAGGAAGTACTCGCCGTCCAGCTCACCGAAGTCGTGGACCTGGGCGATGTTGCCGTGGGACAGCGTGGCGGAGATGCGCGCCTCGCTGATGAACATGGAGATGAAGGCGTCGTCGGTGCCGTACTCGGGGAGGATGCGCTTGATGAGCACGGGCTTGGTGATGCCCGCGGCAGCCAGGAGCCGGGCCCGCCACGTCTCGGCCATGCCTCCATGGCCGAGCCGGGACACCAGCTCGTAGCGGCCAAAGCGATCTCCGGGTCGAAGCCCCATGCGGAGCCCATCCTACCCGTCAGGAGAGGCGACTTCCCAGCCGCTCGATCTACGCTGTGCACTGGGAAGCGGAGGGGGCCCACCCTCCATGGGAGGACGCATGGCGCAGGAGAAGACGTATTTGGAGCTGTCCGAGGGCGGCTCCCACAAGTTCTACGAGGTGACCGTCGACGGGAAGAACGTCATCACCCGGTACGGCCGGATTGGAGACGCCGGGCAGTCCTCGTCAGCCAGCTTCCCGACGCCCGAGAAGGCGAAGGCGGAGGCCACCAAGAAGCTCAACGAGAAGGTGAAGAAGGGCTACGCCCCGGCGGTGATGGGGCAGCGCGCGAAGCGGTCCGTGACAAAGCGCTCGGCGATGCTGGGCAGCGGCGGCTCGAAGGCGGCGCGCGGCAACACGGTGAAGCAGGCGCCCGTGCTGTGGAGCTTCCAGTCCGGCACCAGCGCCTTGGGCATCTCCATCGACGCGGAGCAGTGCTGGGTGGGCAACGAGGCGGGGGAGATCTTCGCCATGGACCACAGCGGCAAGGTGCATCTCAAGTTCAAGCTGCCGGATGGAGTGAAGAGCATCGTTCGGGATGGGGCGTGGATCTACGCGAGCTGCGATGACGGCAACGTCTACGACTTGTCCGGCAAGGCGCCACGGGTGGCGTACTCCATCGCGGAGAACGTGGACATCTTCTGGATCGACATCCACGACGGGCTGCTGGCGGTGTCCGACGCGCTGGGCAACGTGAGCACGTTCAACCACGAGGAGGAGACGCAGTGGTCGCGCAAGAGCAAGGGCGACAAGGGGTGGATGGTGCGCGTGGACGAGGTGGGCGTGTACCACGGGCACAGCAAGGGCGTGACGATGTACGAGCGGGACAGGGGCGATCCGCTGTGGACGAAGCCGACCAAGGGGTGGATTGGCTTTGGCTGGCAGGAGGAGGGAACCGTCTTCGCTTCCACGGCGGAAGGCACGGTGCACCGCTTCACCAAGAAGGGGACCGTGCAGACGGTCTACACGTGCGACTCCTACCTGTGCTCGTGCGCCACGGCGCCGGACGGCAAGTATGTCTTCGCGGGGGATGACCACGGGGCCATCTACTGCTTCAGCGAGGCGGGCGAGCGGCTGTGGAAGCTGGACTCGGGCCACGGGGCCGCGCAGTCCATGCAGTACTTCAACGGCAAGGTGTACGTGGTGACGCACTACGGATACCTGGCCTGCATCGACGCCAGCGAGGAGGCCATCGCGGCCGCGCAGCGTGGCGTGGTGCCCGAGGCCAAGGAAGTCAAAACGCCCAAGCTCAAGGCCGTCACGGAGACGGAGCTGGAGACGACGAAGAAGGCGGATGGCGGCGTGGTGGTGGAGTGCTTCAAGGACAAGGGCCAGCTGCGCGTGCGCGTCGTCTCCTCGGGCTTCGAGAAGGGCTGGTACGTCCAATTCCCCCGCGCCGCGCGTGAGGAGGGTGCACGGTACGTGGTGGATCAGGTGCTGCCCTCGGCGCGCGGCGGCTTCTACCGGGCGCTGGGGAACATCCGGAAGCTGGTGAGTTGATCCGCCGTCCCGGTGACTCATCCGAGACACTGCAAGGAGCGCGGGGGCCGCCTGATTCGACTTGGGTGGGGGAGTGGGCTATAGCCGAGCCTTGGCTCATCTCGCGATTGGCCACGTACCGACCGTGAGGTCCTAGGACGGCTCCCATTCCACTGAAGAACACTTCTGAGCTGCAGCGGCGCATCATCGAGGCGAAGGAGCATCTCGCCGTCGCGGAGCGGGAGCTGGAGGCGGCGCTCAACGAACTCGCGGTCGAGGAGCGCGCGGACAAGAGGATGATCAGCCAGCGGCTCGAGCTCGCCTTCGAGAAGCTCGCCACGGGCAGGCGCCACCTGGACGAAGTTCTGGTGGAAGAGGACTGAGAGCGAGGCTCCTCCCTCATCCCGGAGGTGCGGTGGCATGAAGATCTGGGTCGATGCGGATGCCTGCCCGGGGCCGGTGAGGGACATCCTGCTGCGGGCCTCGCAGCGCTTGCAGGTGCCCATCGTCTTCGTGGCCAACAAGCGGCTGACGCTGCCCCTCTCGGAGCTCGTCTCCACGGTGCAGGTGGGCGCGGGGCTGGATGTGGCGGATACGCATATCGCCGCCTCTGCGCAGGCGGGGGACTTGGCCGTCACGCAGGACATCCCCCTGGCCGCGCTCCTGGTGCCCAAGGGGGTGGTGGTGCTGGATCCTCGAGGGGAACTGTTCACCGAGGAGAACATCGCCGAGCGCCTCAGCGTGCGGAACTTCATGCAGGAACTGCGCGACAGCGGCGTGGTGACGGGCGGCCCGAGCAGCTTCTCGGCGCAGGACCGCCAGCAGTTCGCCGCCACCTTGGACCGGGAGCTCTCCCGGTGGGTCAAGACGCGTTGAGGGACGCGCGGTAGCATGTCGCGCCTCTTCCTCCACGAGTCCACATCATGAGTGCGCGTTACAACCTGCTGTCCCTCGAGGTGAAGACGAACCCCTATCCCATCTATGCGGAGATGCGCCGCGAGGCGCCCGTGTGCCAGGTGGATCCGGGTGGAATGTGGGCCGTGTCCCGCTATGCGGATGTGATGTACGTGCTGAAGAACCCGCAGCTGTTCTCCTCGCGGGGTTTCGGGGTGGCGACCAATCCGCCATGGCTCGGAGGCAACCCGTTCTCCGATTCGATGATCACCTTGGATCCGCCACAGCACGGCCGGCTGCGGACGCTGCTGAGCCGCGCCTTGGGTGCCCCCGCCATGGCCCGCCTGGAGCCGCGCGTGCGGTTCTTCGCCGAGCAGGCCATGTCCGAGCTGCCCATGGGCCAGCCCGTGGACGTGATGCCCATCTACTCCCTGCGCATCGCGGCCAGTGTCATCGGGGAGATGATGGGGCTGGATCCCGAACTGCACTCCCATCTCAAGCGGTGGGCGGACCTCATCACCGGTGGAGTGACCACCGTCCGCCCGGAGGAGGAGGACCGGAAGCAGCTGGCGCGCGATGCGGTGGCGGACCTGCGGCGCTACTTTGGCGAGCTGCTGGACCGGCGCCGGAGTGAGCCCAAGGAGGACATGGTGAGCGACCTGCTGCGGGCCCGGGTGGATGGCGTGGCCCTCACGCAGGACGAGCTGATCGCGTTCATGGCCTTGCTGTTGGTGGGAGGAATCGAGACGGTGGTGCACCTGCTGGCCTTCTCGCTGATGATGCTGATGGACCGGCCCGAGCTGATGGCGCGGCTGAAGGCGGACCGCTCACTCATCCCCGCGTTCATCGAGGAGGTGCTGCGCTACGAGCCGCCCGCGCAGACCGCGCCCCGGCTGACCACCGAGGAGGTGGAGCTGGGCGGGGTTCGCCTGCCCAAGGGCGCGCCGGTGCTGGCGCTGCTGGGCTCGGCCAGCCACGACGATGCGTATGTCCCGAACGGGGACCGCTTCGACATGGATCGGCCGGGGCCGCACAACATGCCCTTCGGCCATGGTCCGCATTTCTGCATGGGCGCGCAGCTGGCGCGGATGGAGGGACGGCTGGCGCTGGAGACGTTCCTGAACAAGGTGGGCCGGCTGGAGCGGGGGCCCGAGCCGATGACGTGGCACCGCACCCTGGTGGTGCGCGGGCCCGGTTCGCTCCCGCTGGTGCTGCACCCGGCGTGAGCACCTGACCAGAGCTGGACGCTGCCTGCGACAGGCCAGGGCGCAGGGCGTTGGGCGAGGTTAAACTTCGCCCATGAACTCCAGCCCATCCAACCGCTCGTCCGTCGTCGTGGCGGAGCTGGGGCCGACGAATACGGGGAAGACCCACCGGGCCATCGAACGGATGCTCGAGCACGAGACGGGCATGATGGGGCTGCCCTTGCGCCTGCTCGCTCGCGAGGTCTACGACCGGGTGACCGCCCGGGTGGGGGAGGGCCGGGTCGCGCTGATGACCGGCGAGGAGAAGCGCATACCGCCTCATCCCAGCTACTGGGTTTGCACCGTCGAGGCGATGCCCACGGATCGGCACGTCGATTTTCTGGCCGTGGATGAGATTCAGCTCGCCGCCCACCGCGAGCGCGGGCACGTGTTCACCGACCGGCTGCTCCATGCACGGGGACGTAAGGAGACCTGGTTCCTCGGCGCGGACACCATGCGGCCGATGGTCCAGACGTTCATCCCCCAGGCCGTCGTGAAGCGGGCCAACCGTCTGTCTCAGCTTCGCTACGCCGGGCGGAAGTCGTTGAAGAGCCTGCCTCCGCGCTCGGCCGTGGTCGCGTTCTCCGCGGACCGCGTGTACGAGCTCGCCGAGACGTTGCGCCGGCTCCGGGGCGGGGTGGCGGTAGTGCTCGGGGCGCTCTCGCCTCGGACGCGCAATGCCCAGGTGGCGATGTACCAGGCCGGGGAGGTTCAGTACCTCGTGGCCACGGATGCCATCGGCATGGGTCTGAACCTGGACCTCAATCACGTGGCCTTCGCGGCGCTCTCCAAGTACGACGGCGCCGAGCAGCGCGAGCTCTATCCGGACGAGCTGGCCCAGATTGCCGGCCGCGCAGGGCGTCACTTGAACGACGGCAGCTTCGGGATCTTGAACACGCTGCCTGAGCTGCCGCCCCGGC
The DNA window shown above is from Hyalangium minutum and carries:
- a CDS encoding thioredoxin domain-containing protein, with amino-acid sequence MSKKNKKGTQDTQGAKPGKAQAAGPVPKLGAMVLLGLGLAESALALFQWSQLLTLRAGGATVCGVSEHVNCETVWNTPFASRVHELLGIPVAGFGLLWGLVATGLAGLYLAWQRGGYPVRPAINGLRLTAAVGLVTGVVLAGVSASAGALCLTCLGTYVLVLAFAGVAWRGLPGPVVPQSGEWAQALQWTLGFAVAGFIALSIPGRATPKASADEGELPQVTTEPSSIESYLQGLSRGEKQFAANALAQYLKDTPLPAKPTRRRYGSAEAPVKIVEWTDSKCPHCKSLVEGVAALKKRVPEGKLSLEARQYPLDGGCNPAIAPQYTDGGLRCLAAKAQICLEEASDFWELREKLFAAQGALTPALVMQIASSGSVSRSQLEECVNSATTSRRIQEDVAYAQEHDIHGTPLVVVNGREVPPSLPFIYALVMAGGDANAPAFRVLPPPQAEAAHNH
- a CDS encoding translation initiation factor; the protein is MGKKDKKAEPAAPAAPFHNPFAALSGKREELPSKPLPEAAPAKAEERKGPARAVVRMERKGRGGKEVTVVEQLGLRPAELEVWLKALKGSLGCGGAVEEEALVLQGDHRDRLPALLEARGVRRVTVG
- a CDS encoding protein kinase domain-containing protein: MGLRPGDRFGRYELVSRLGHGGMAETWRARLLAAAGITKPVLIKRILPEYGTDDAFISMFISEARISATLSHGNIAQVHDFGELDGEYFLAMEYVDGQPLHRILKRARVAGFDALPLPLATFIALEMCRGLHYAHTRTDDSGKPLGIVHRDISPDNVLVSYEGQVKLVDFGIAKARLQRGFSTEPGVVKGKYLFFSPEQARGEEVDGRTDVWATAVVLYEMLCGRLPVEGPEYAALPKLLAGAFPRPSMLRSEIPRELDALVMKALALNKAQRFESSHAFGDALTGYLYSSTPRFSTLTLSHFVQELFREDLAKEGRAVQVPASFLSEMEQWLQPPTSPSVPPVTLPSAARPSTEPEGPPSTDPREVTQPVSPAVDRFIPTRVKARKRRSRTLAVLLLSGGVAAGLTVASVLWGQGSLAAAEAWVQAHLQRPPEAPKPPVTAAPSPETPARTGDTPPAPTPSPPRPQTATPPPPKGSTPGTTTSSPEKKPPAPTRPDTRAAWVLLENARALIGQGKFPEAKETLERCLEVDPHLAECRRQYANVLMQLGERVRAKEQMEQFLHTPPSERPSDLPSRSLQGFSGSQQQP
- a CDS encoding WGR domain-containing protein, producing the protein MAQEKTYLELSEGGSHKFYEVTVDGKNVITRYGRIGDAGQSSSASFPTPEKAKAEATKKLNEKVKKGYAPAVMGQRAKRSVTKRSAMLGSGGSKAARGNTVKQAPVLWSFQSGTSALGISIDAEQCWVGNEAGEIFAMDHSGKVHLKFKLPDGVKSIVRDGAWIYASCDDGNVYDLSGKAPRVAYSIAENVDIFWIDIHDGLLAVSDALGNVSTFNHEEETQWSRKSKGDKGWMVRVDEVGVYHGHSKGVTMYERDRGDPLWTKPTKGWIGFGWQEEGTVFASTAEGTVHRFTKKGTVQTVYTCDSYLCSCATAPDGKYVFAGDDHGAIYCFSEAGERLWKLDSGHGAAQSMQYFNGKVYVVTHYGYLACIDASEEAIAAAQRGVVPEAKEVKTPKLKAVTETELETTKKADGGVVVECFKDKGQLRVRVVSSGFEKGWYVQFPRAAREEGARYVVDQVLPSARGGFYRALGNIRKLVS
- a CDS encoding YaiI/YqxD family protein, with translation MKIWVDADACPGPVRDILLRASQRLQVPIVFVANKRLTLPLSELVSTVQVGAGLDVADTHIAASAQAGDLAVTQDIPLAALLVPKGVVVLDPRGELFTEENIAERLSVRNFMQELRDSGVVTGGPSSFSAQDRQQFAATLDRELSRWVKTR
- a CDS encoding cytochrome P450 encodes the protein MSARYNLLSLEVKTNPYPIYAEMRREAPVCQVDPGGMWAVSRYADVMYVLKNPQLFSSRGFGVATNPPWLGGNPFSDSMITLDPPQHGRLRTLLSRALGAPAMARLEPRVRFFAEQAMSELPMGQPVDVMPIYSLRIAASVIGEMMGLDPELHSHLKRWADLITGGVTTVRPEEEDRKQLARDAVADLRRYFGELLDRRRSEPKEDMVSDLLRARVDGVALTQDELIAFMALLLVGGIETVVHLLAFSLMMLMDRPELMARLKADRSLIPAFIEEVLRYEPPAQTAPRLTTEEVELGGVRLPKGAPVLALLGSASHDDAYVPNGDRFDMDRPGPHNMPFGHGPHFCMGAQLARMEGRLALETFLNKVGRLERGPEPMTWHRTLVVRGPGSLPLVLHPA